The following coding sequences are from one Odocoileus virginianus isolate 20LAN1187 ecotype Illinois chromosome 7, Ovbor_1.2, whole genome shotgun sequence window:
- the DNAJB12 gene encoding dnaJ homolog subfamily B member 12 isoform X3, with amino-acid sequence MDDNSMTCGTLLLPGPPEHFRCLALIESLNQKPQPAGDQPQPTEATHATHRKAAGANAASANGEAGGGESTKGYTAEQVAAVKRVKQCKDYYEILGVSRGASDEDLKKAYRKLALKFHPDKNHAPGATEAFKAIGTAYAVLSNPEKRKQYDQFGDDKGQAARHGHGHGDFHRGFEADISPEDLFNMFFGGGFPSSNVHVYSNGRMRYTYHQRQDRRENQGDGGLGVFVQLMPILILILVSALSQLMVSSPPYSLSFRPSVGHVHKRVTDHLNVVYYVADTFSEEYTGSSLKMVERNVEDDYIANLRNNCWKEKQQKEGLLYRARYFGDTDMYNKAQKMGTPSCNRLSETMKSLENVW; translated from the exons ATGGATGATAACAGCATGACCTGCGGAACTCTTCTGTTACCAGGCCCCCCGGAACACTTCAGGTGCTTGG CCCTGATCGAGTCCCTCAACCAGAAACCACAGCCTGCCGGCGACCAACCCCAACCCACAGAGGCAACTCACGCGACCCATAGGAAAGCAGCTGGGGCCAATGCTGCCTCAGCCAACGGTGAGGCCGGAGGAGGAGAAAGCACCAAAGGCTACACCGCAGAGCAAGTAGCAGCCGTGAAAAG ggtcaAGCAGTGTAAAGATTACTACGAGATCCTGGGGGTGAGCAGAGGGGCCTCAGATGAGGACCTGAAGAAGGCCTACCGCAAACTAGCCCTCAAATTCCACCCCGACAAGAACCATGCGCCTGGCGCCACTGAAGCTTTCAAAG CCATTGGCACAGCATATGCGGTACTTAGCAACCCAGAGAAAAGGAAGCAGTATGACCAGTTTGGTGATGACAAGGGCCAGGCAGCCCGGCACGGCCATGGGCATGGGGACTTCCACCGCGGCTTTGAGGCCGACATCTCCCCTGAAGACCTCTTCAACATGTTTTTTGGTGGTGGCTTCCCATCTA GTAATGTCCACGTCTACAGCAATGGCCGCATGCGCTACACGTACCATCAGAGGCAGGACCGCAGGGAGAACCAGGGTGAT GGCGGGCTGGGGGTGTTTGTCCAGCTGATGCCCATCCTCATCCTGATCCTCGTATCAGCTCTCAGCCAGCTCATGGTTTCCAGTCCACCCTACAGTCTGAGCTTCAGACC GTCGGTGGGCCACGTCCACAAGCGAGTCACTGACCACCTGAACGTCGTCTACTATGTGGCAGACACGTTCTCTGAGGAGTATACAGGCTCCAGCCTCAAAATGGTTGAACGGAATGTGGAAGATGATTATATTGCCAATCTTCGAAACAACTGTTGGAAGGAGAAGCAGCAAA AGGAAGGCTTGCTGTATCGGGCCCGCTACTTTGGTGACACAGACATGTACAACAAGGCGCAGAAGATGGGAACCCCAAGCTGTAACCGGCTGTCAGAG ACTATGAAATCCCTGGAGAATGTTTGGTGA
- the DNAJB12 gene encoding dnaJ homolog subfamily B member 12 isoform X1 yields the protein MESNKDEAERCISIALKAIQSNQPDRALRFLEKAQRLYPTPRVRALIESLNQKPQPAGDQPQPTEATHATHRKAAGANAASANGEAGGGESTKGYTAEQVAAVKRVKQCKDYYEILGVSRGASDEDLKKAYRKLALKFHPDKNHAPGATEAFKAIGTAYAVLSNPEKRKQYDQFGDDKGQAARHGHGHGDFHRGFEADISPEDLFNMFFGGGFPSSNVHVYSNGRMRYTYHQRQDRRENQGDGGLGVFVQLMPILILILVSALSQLMVSSPPYSLSFRPSVGHVHKRVTDHLNVVYYVADTFSEEYTGSSLKMVERNVEDDYIANLRNNCWKEKQQKEGLLYRARYFGDTDMYNKAQKMGTPSCNRLSETMKSLENVW from the exons ATGGAATCTAACAAGGATGAAGCCGAGCGCTGTATTAGCATCGCCCTTAAGGCCATCCAGAGCAACCAGCCGGACCGAGCGCTCCGCTTCCTGGAGAAAGCGCAGCGGCTGTACCCGACGCCGCGAGTTCGCG CCCTGATCGAGTCCCTCAACCAGAAACCACAGCCTGCCGGCGACCAACCCCAACCCACAGAGGCAACTCACGCGACCCATAGGAAAGCAGCTGGGGCCAATGCTGCCTCAGCCAACGGTGAGGCCGGAGGAGGAGAAAGCACCAAAGGCTACACCGCAGAGCAAGTAGCAGCCGTGAAAAG ggtcaAGCAGTGTAAAGATTACTACGAGATCCTGGGGGTGAGCAGAGGGGCCTCAGATGAGGACCTGAAGAAGGCCTACCGCAAACTAGCCCTCAAATTCCACCCCGACAAGAACCATGCGCCTGGCGCCACTGAAGCTTTCAAAG CCATTGGCACAGCATATGCGGTACTTAGCAACCCAGAGAAAAGGAAGCAGTATGACCAGTTTGGTGATGACAAGGGCCAGGCAGCCCGGCACGGCCATGGGCATGGGGACTTCCACCGCGGCTTTGAGGCCGACATCTCCCCTGAAGACCTCTTCAACATGTTTTTTGGTGGTGGCTTCCCATCTA GTAATGTCCACGTCTACAGCAATGGCCGCATGCGCTACACGTACCATCAGAGGCAGGACCGCAGGGAGAACCAGGGTGAT GGCGGGCTGGGGGTGTTTGTCCAGCTGATGCCCATCCTCATCCTGATCCTCGTATCAGCTCTCAGCCAGCTCATGGTTTCCAGTCCACCCTACAGTCTGAGCTTCAGACC GTCGGTGGGCCACGTCCACAAGCGAGTCACTGACCACCTGAACGTCGTCTACTATGTGGCAGACACGTTCTCTGAGGAGTATACAGGCTCCAGCCTCAAAATGGTTGAACGGAATGTGGAAGATGATTATATTGCCAATCTTCGAAACAACTGTTGGAAGGAGAAGCAGCAAA AGGAAGGCTTGCTGTATCGGGCCCGCTACTTTGGTGACACAGACATGTACAACAAGGCGCAGAAGATGGGAACCCCAAGCTGTAACCGGCTGTCAGAG ACTATGAAATCCCTGGAGAATGTTTGGTGA
- the DNAJB12 gene encoding dnaJ homolog subfamily B member 12 isoform X2: protein MESNKDEAERCISIALKAIQSNQPDRALRFLEKAQRLYPTPRVRALIESLNQKPQPAGDQPQPTEATHATHRKAAGANAASANGEAGGGESTKGYTAEQVAAVKRVKQCKDYYEILGVSRGASDEDLKKAYRKLALKFHPDKNHAPGATEAFKAIGTAYAVLSNPEKRKQYDQFGDDKGQAARHGHGHGDFHRGFEADISPEDLFNMFFGGGFPSSNVHVYSNGRMRYTYHQRQDRRENQGDGGLGVFVQLMPILILILVSALSQLMVSSPPYSLSFRPSVGHVHKRVTDHLNVVYYVADTFSEEYTGSSLKMVERNVEDDYIANLRNNCWKEKQQKEGLLYRARYFGDTDMYNKAQKMGTPSCNRLSEVQASLHG, encoded by the exons ATGGAATCTAACAAGGATGAAGCCGAGCGCTGTATTAGCATCGCCCTTAAGGCCATCCAGAGCAACCAGCCGGACCGAGCGCTCCGCTTCCTGGAGAAAGCGCAGCGGCTGTACCCGACGCCGCGAGTTCGCG CCCTGATCGAGTCCCTCAACCAGAAACCACAGCCTGCCGGCGACCAACCCCAACCCACAGAGGCAACTCACGCGACCCATAGGAAAGCAGCTGGGGCCAATGCTGCCTCAGCCAACGGTGAGGCCGGAGGAGGAGAAAGCACCAAAGGCTACACCGCAGAGCAAGTAGCAGCCGTGAAAAG ggtcaAGCAGTGTAAAGATTACTACGAGATCCTGGGGGTGAGCAGAGGGGCCTCAGATGAGGACCTGAAGAAGGCCTACCGCAAACTAGCCCTCAAATTCCACCCCGACAAGAACCATGCGCCTGGCGCCACTGAAGCTTTCAAAG CCATTGGCACAGCATATGCGGTACTTAGCAACCCAGAGAAAAGGAAGCAGTATGACCAGTTTGGTGATGACAAGGGCCAGGCAGCCCGGCACGGCCATGGGCATGGGGACTTCCACCGCGGCTTTGAGGCCGACATCTCCCCTGAAGACCTCTTCAACATGTTTTTTGGTGGTGGCTTCCCATCTA GTAATGTCCACGTCTACAGCAATGGCCGCATGCGCTACACGTACCATCAGAGGCAGGACCGCAGGGAGAACCAGGGTGAT GGCGGGCTGGGGGTGTTTGTCCAGCTGATGCCCATCCTCATCCTGATCCTCGTATCAGCTCTCAGCCAGCTCATGGTTTCCAGTCCACCCTACAGTCTGAGCTTCAGACC GTCGGTGGGCCACGTCCACAAGCGAGTCACTGACCACCTGAACGTCGTCTACTATGTGGCAGACACGTTCTCTGAGGAGTATACAGGCTCCAGCCTCAAAATGGTTGAACGGAATGTGGAAGATGATTATATTGCCAATCTTCGAAACAACTGTTGGAAGGAGAAGCAGCAAA AGGAAGGCTTGCTGTATCGGGCCCGCTACTTTGGTGACACAGACATGTACAACAAGGCGCAGAAGATGGGAACCCCAAGCTGTAACCGGCTGTCAGAGGTGCAGGCCTCCCTGCATGGATAG